In Strix aluco isolate bStrAlu1 chromosome Z, bStrAlu1.hap1, whole genome shotgun sequence, the sequence cCGGGGTGAGAGATGTGGCTTTGGGGGTGCTGCGGGGTCAGATCTCCTCTGTGCCCGCGTCTCCTCACCACTGGGACCAGCTGCCGCCCCAGCATTGGTGCTCACTGCCCGATTGTTGGCGTGTCCTTTTGCAGGGGGCAGCCAGTCAGCCTGCCAGCTGGCGGGGCCTCCGGAGAAGCTGCACAGCGTCactggctgcctgcagcacctgccCACCCAGCTCCCACACCGCCACCGCCTGCTCTGGCAGCACCTCGGCACCCCGTCTGCTGGTGAGTGTCCCTTGCCACCCTGGGGTGCAGGTCctggggaggaggggcagggggtATAGCCCTTGCCGTGCCCTGGGTGGGCTGGTGGTTGAAAGAGTAAAAACCAAGCCCCGAACAACCCTGTGCAAGAGATTCATGACCCAGAAAACAACAAGGGGGTGGGAGCCAGCAGTGAGTGCACCTGGGGGGCGGAGGCAGCCCCCCACTGCTGGCCAGGCCCCGGGAGGGGCCCCAGGGCAGGGCCCCCGGTGGCAATGTCTCCCCTGTCCCCGCAGGGCTGGCGGCCGCACTGGAGGAGGACGGGCTGCAGGAGTCCCTGCTGGTTTTCCAGCTCTCCGAGGCCGGGGATGTCTTCTGCCAGAGGCTGAGCCACGAGGCAGCACAGCCCCCTGTGCCCGTGGTGGGGGATGAGGCCACGGCAGCCCCCggctcttcccctctctttgaGGCTGCAGCCAGCGGCCGGCTGGTCCCGGGCAGCgagggagaagaaaatgaagaggagcaggaggaagaacaAACCTTCTATTTGTCCAACCTCGAGGTGATTATCGATGAGGAGGAGCaggtggaggaggtggtggtcgaggaggaggaggagaagggggtcgaggaggagaaggaggtcGAGGAGGAGGTGCAGgcggaggaggcagcgggcacgGCAGCGGCCCCGGAGGAAGCGGAACCGCCCCGGGAGCGCTGGCCCAGCCCCCGGCCCTCCCCAGCGGTGCCCGGCCCTGCCGTGGACCTGCGGTCATACGACTGGCTGAAGGCTCTTCCCGAGGGCTGCGGGGAGCCCCCCCGGCAAGTCTGGTGCCCCCTCCTGAGCCAGAATCGCCTTTTCACCCGCAAAGAGCCGGAGGCACCGGTgggccccagcaccctgcacgGGCGGGCACGGCAGTGGCTGCGCCGGGCCATGCGGGAAGGGGGCCGCATCCAGCACTGGGAGCCCCCGGCCCCACCGCAGCCCCCAGAGCCGGCGGGGTGTCCCGAGGACCCCCTGAGCAGCCGCCTGATGGCGGCCTGGTCTGGGGACTGGGGGCAGTGGTGGGAGGAGAGGACGAGCTTCAACATGGCGCAGCGGctgcgggagcggcggcggcggcacaaGCGAGCCCGGGGCCGGTGCAGCCTTTCGTCCAGCTTCATCTCCTCCCTCACCTATCAGTCTGAGCTGTCAGAGCTGAGCGATGTGgcccccccaccgccgccgccgctctcccccagcagcccctccGTGCTCCCATGGGAGAACTCCCCACGGGACAGCAGCCCTCCGGCAGCACCAGTGACTGACGAagccctgctctcctcccagAGCCTGCGCCGCCGCGGCATCCCCAAGGAGCGGCGGAAGACGCTGCGGGACTACCTGGGGCTGTGGACTGAGGCCCCCCCTGACCCCTCAGAGCCCCCTGGCAGCCAGGCCAGCCAGCTCTGCACCCCCTCCTCCCAGAGCCAGCTCTCCTCCGCCTCTCAGCCCCACCGCAAACGCCCGCGCGTGGGCTTCTGAGCGCCCATAACCCCCACCGGGTCacgcaccccccccaccccagagtgGGCTCTGCATGTGGATGCCTGCAGAGGACCTGGCGGTGCCACCCATGTGTCACATGGGGGCGCAGACATGTTTGGATGCTTTAAAGTTGATGTGGGCAAGTTTTTTCGGTCTTGAGTtggtggtcacaatctccccctgCAGCCTTTACTGCTCCCCCACTCACCACAGATTTTTGATGACTTCACACCTCTTGGGCAATCATCTAGCCTCTGTGGCCTTCTGGGGCAGGCGGTTCTCCTCTTACCAATCTCTTGGCTCTTCTTCACTGCTGAAGTCGTTAGCAAGGCCTGGATAGGATCAGGCTTCCACAATAGAaccagtgattagtggtccttgtgcttgatgaggaATATTTGTATGGGCTGcaattcccccctttgagacCATCTAGAGAACTTAAATTCATCTGGGTAAGTGTCATCTTTCCCACAGTTTGTCCACCCAAACACAGGTAACATCTCCGTGTACATTGGGTGAGTACATAAAGGCATACAAACACAGTTATTATTGTAACTAAAGTTCATAAGTGTTTCTTTACACACAGACCTGAATCAGGGAACTGGGAAACTAACCATTTGAATGTTTCTTCGAATCCATGAGAAGTATTAACCTTTTGTATCTCATGAAGCCTATTAGTCTGTTTccaaatttcatttaaatcagtggAAATCCTTCCACTTTGAGCTACGTCTACTCGGCGGCTTGTATCTAAAACTGTCCATACTCCTTGAGAGGTCAGCATGATATCGAGAGCCATCCTGTTCTGTAAAGCAGTTTTAGCTAACTCCGACTCTTCTTCTTGCAGGGCCTTTAGAGCATTGGAAGTCTCATTTCCAGTTTTATCAATTGCAGCTGAAATATTACTCCACAGATTTTGCCATGACATATCTGCAGGAATGGGTACTCCTATTAAAGGAATCCGCTTTTGGCCATGTTCTGGAAAATGAGCACAAACCCAGCAATCAGATCAGTTTGCAATTGTAAGGTCCTCTGAATCAGATCGAAATGTAAATTCTGATCCCACTGATTTCCTGGTTCCTGTTGAGTCAGAAAAAT encodes:
- the TAF1C gene encoding TATA box-binding protein-associated factor RNA polymerase I subunit C isoform X7; its protein translation is MKLRAGKSGAALNFTRQLGHFFVDHPEDAFGALGQLLHKNIYLGNSRLRQRQGQDSTIRMTALKEKVNGLQIRCSCPWQHHTCHMRWISHLCRNWLFEVPLGLLADCVHEELLLQWADLLFDDSPTGGALAWLPLEDMGAHTGRLVYPGGQAMNHLCILPHGVALGREGGVRVALPLASTPDFQDVVLEELPRAQGPPVQFELNGRVWQVAAARVDGEDFVGVRSDYHCGVWRVPGRTGAAPTPLQVIRTDVPASCLTVSPHLPGELAVCTQSGAVYLWNVETGLQRLRHDPQTMFFRDHSPWRWSDFTTHPRVLSCADRTGLRCLDGRAPERCHFDLFKVGEEAGCQQGERVVLPMYLGRAHPSQHLITTQFSVYVLDERLPLVPMLKWPHMMKAPPLFAHLLPGGPGRSHKVLLGTSCTQELLLLQYRGGSQSACQLAGPPEKLHSVTGCLQHLPTQLPHRHRLLWQHLGTPSAGLAAALEEDGLQESLLVFQLSEAGDVFCQRLSHEAAQPPVPVVGDEATAAPGSSPLFEAAASGRLVPGSEGEENEEEQEEEQTFYLSNLEVIIDEEEQVEEVVVEEEEEKGVEEEKEVEEEVQAEEAAGTAAAPEEAEPPRERWPSPRPSPAVPGPAVDLRSYDWLKALPEGCGEPPRQVWCPLLSQNRLFTRKEPEAPVGPSTLHGRARQWLRRAMREGGRIQHWEPPAPPQPPEPAGCPEDPLSSRLMAAWSGDWGQWWEERTSFNMAQRLRERRRRHKRARGRCSLSSSFISSLTYQSELSELSDVAPPPPPPLSPSSPSVLPWENSPRDSSPPAAPVTDEALLSSQSLRRRGIPKERRKTLRDYLGLWTEAPPDPSEPPGSQASQLCTPSSQSQLSSASQPHRKRPRVGF